The following are from one region of the Hymenobacter radiodurans genome:
- a CDS encoding TonB-dependent receptor plug domain-containing protein, with protein sequence MLQLYNSARWLPLTVLVGLAPASVYAQTDQTVTGRVTTATDKSGLPGASVVVKGTTTGTSTNPDGSFSLQAPAGATLTISSIGFVTQEVPASASPINVTLAEDVTQLADVVVVGYGTQKKSDVTGALSSVSEEKIKQVPVQNLTQALQGRAAGVDVAGGNFRPGETPAIRIRGNRSVRASNEPLYVVDGIPLAQGTGLNDFNPDDIESVEVLKDASATAIYGSRGQMAWSSLRPSAARKVSSTSATTPTAASTGLCAFRSCLTRRSLPTCAAKRIVRPAPTPRLTPIP encoded by the coding sequence ATGTTACAACTTTATAACTCAGCTCGCTGGCTGCCGCTGACCGTTTTGGTTGGATTGGCGCCCGCCAGTGTTTATGCCCAGACCGATCAAACCGTGACGGGCCGAGTGACAACGGCAACCGATAAAAGTGGTTTGCCGGGGGCAAGTGTGGTGGTGAAAGGCACTACTACGGGCACGAGTACCAACCCCGATGGCAGCTTCAGCTTGCAGGCCCCGGCCGGTGCTACGCTTACAATCTCGTCGATTGGCTTCGTAACCCAGGAAGTGCCCGCGAGTGCGTCGCCCATAAACGTGACATTGGCCGAGGATGTAACCCAGTTGGCAGACGTGGTGGTGGTCGGCTACGGCACCCAGAAAAAGAGCGATGTAACGGGCGCGCTGTCGTCGGTATCGGAGGAGAAGATTAAGCAGGTGCCAGTTCAGAACTTGACGCAGGCCTTGCAAGGCCGCGCAGCCGGTGTGGACGTGGCGGGGGGCAATTTTCGGCCTGGCGAGACGCCGGCCATTCGTATTCGCGGCAACCGCTCGGTGCGGGCTTCCAACGAGCCGTTGTACGTGGTCGATGGTATCCCGCTGGCCCAAGGCACAGGTCTGAACGACTTCAATCCTGATGATATTGAATCGGTAGAAGTGCTAAAAGATGCCTCAGCTACGGCCATTTACGGTTCGCGGGGGCAAATGGCGTGGTCATCGTTACGACCAAGCGCGGCAAGGAAGGTAAGTTCAACATCAGCTACAACACCTACGGCAGCTTCGACCGGGCTTTGCGCATTCCGGAGCTGTTTGACGCGGCGGAGTTTGCCGACGTGCGCCGCGAAGCGTATCGTACGTCCGGCTCCTACACCACGCCTTACCCCAATCCCGTAA
- the rhaM gene encoding L-rhamnose mutarotase: protein MQEIAFTMQLRPGVQAEYQRRHDEIWPELTEALHEAGIREYSIYLNPATDTLFAVQRRLPEHTADQLPSLPIMQRWWDYMADLMLTNPDNSPVVALLERVFYQA, encoded by the coding sequence ATGCAAGAAATAGCCTTTACTATGCAGCTCCGCCCCGGCGTACAAGCCGAGTACCAGCGCCGCCACGACGAAATATGGCCCGAGCTGACCGAAGCCCTGCACGAGGCCGGCATTCGCGAGTATTCTATCTACCTGAATCCCGCCACCGATACCTTATTCGCCGTGCAGCGTCGCCTGCCCGAGCACACCGCTGATCAGCTACCGTCGCTGCCCATTATGCAGCGCTGGTGGGACTATATGGCCGATCTGATGCTGACCAACCCAGATAACTCGCCGGTGGTAGCGCTGTTAGAACGCGTATTTTATCAGGCTTAA
- a CDS encoding sialate O-acetylesterase: MTYRLHSCHLLLLLLFALASPAWANIKLPALIADNMVLQQKTTVALWGWADPGEAVTVTASWQKAPQKATADAQGNWQVRIPTGAAGGPHTITFQGKNKLTVSNVLLGEVWLCSGQSNMNFPVAKGSSKWMTGVVNEAEVVPKAKYPAIRMFTVPQKVADTPQMDTEGSWVVCSPETVGGFSAVAYFFGQEIHEKTKVPVGLIHASWGGTPAESWTRKDVLEKDPDLQPILTRYDQGLTQRPAYEAALTAWQQEKAATPQTTTPKPAEPLSATSNKSPYKLYNGMIKPLIPYTLKGVIWYQGESNAERAYQYRKLFPAMIANWRQDWQQPNLPFYFVQITPHKGQNPEIREAQLVSMQTVPNTGMVVTTDVGDSLDIHPRNKQVVGHRLALWALAKEYGQKNLPYSGPIYKKMEVKDGKARLQFDYTSGGLVAQNGDLREFIIAGPDSVFRPAQARIEGNSVVVWSEQVKQPVAVRFGWSKSPMPNFYNKAGLPASPFRTDQWRVSTQGKK; encoded by the coding sequence ATGACCTATCGGCTTCATTCGTGCCACTTATTGCTTTTACTGCTGTTTGCGCTGGCTAGCCCTGCTTGGGCCAACATCAAACTGCCCGCTTTGATAGCCGACAATATGGTACTTCAGCAAAAAACAACTGTTGCTCTCTGGGGCTGGGCCGACCCCGGCGAAGCGGTAACGGTAACTGCCAGCTGGCAAAAAGCCCCCCAGAAAGCTACCGCCGACGCCCAAGGCAACTGGCAGGTGCGGATACCGACCGGTGCGGCTGGCGGACCACACACGATTACCTTTCAAGGCAAGAATAAGCTGACTGTCAGCAATGTGCTGCTAGGGGAGGTGTGGCTGTGCTCGGGGCAGTCGAACATGAATTTCCCGGTGGCGAAAGGCTCTTCTAAATGGATGACGGGCGTCGTGAATGAAGCGGAGGTAGTACCAAAGGCGAAATACCCCGCCATTCGCATGTTCACGGTGCCGCAGAAAGTGGCCGATACGCCCCAGATGGATACGGAGGGGAGTTGGGTAGTGTGCAGCCCCGAAACAGTAGGGGGCTTTTCGGCCGTAGCCTACTTTTTTGGCCAGGAAATTCACGAGAAAACCAAGGTGCCGGTGGGTCTGATTCACGCTTCCTGGGGTGGCACGCCGGCCGAGTCGTGGACGCGCAAAGACGTGCTGGAAAAGGACCCGGATTTGCAGCCCATTCTCACGCGCTACGACCAAGGCCTGACCCAGCGCCCCGCCTACGAAGCGGCCCTCACCGCGTGGCAGCAAGAAAAAGCCGCCACGCCCCAAACCACGACGCCCAAACCCGCCGAGCCACTTAGCGCGACCAGCAATAAGTCGCCCTACAAGCTTTATAACGGCATGATTAAGCCCCTGATTCCGTACACGCTGAAGGGCGTGATCTGGTACCAGGGCGAGAGCAACGCCGAGCGCGCGTATCAGTACCGTAAGCTGTTTCCGGCCATGATTGCCAACTGGCGCCAAGACTGGCAGCAGCCGAATCTGCCATTTTACTTTGTTCAAATTACCCCCCACAAAGGCCAGAACCCTGAAATCCGCGAAGCCCAGCTGGTGAGCATGCAAACCGTGCCGAACACAGGCATGGTGGTCACCACTGACGTTGGCGACTCGCTTGATATTCATCCGCGCAACAAGCAGGTTGTGGGCCACCGGTTGGCATTGTGGGCTTTAGCCAAAGAGTATGGGCAGAAAAACCTGCCCTATTCGGGGCCGATTTACAAGAAGATGGAAGTGAAAGATGGCAAAGCCCGCCTGCAATTCGACTATACATCGGGCGGCCTAGTGGCGCAAAACGGGGATCTGCGCGAGTTCATTATCGCCGGCCCCGACAGCGTGTTTCGGCCCGCTCAGGCTCGTATTGAGGGCAACTCGGTTGTAGTGTGGAGCGAGCAGGTAAAGCAGCCGGTAGCTGTGCGTTTTGGCTGGAGTAAGTCGCCCATGCCTAACTTCTACAATAAAGCCGGACTACCCGCTTCACCCTTCCGCACCGACCAGTGGCGCGTGAGTACTCAAGGTAAAAAATAA
- a CDS encoding glycoside hydrolase family protein translates to MLTRRAFLATLTLAPVARALGGFSAGRLIDYPKGRLSKFSKHLKPVGRALELPDYYVWCTSPIDGPDGKVHVFFSRWPAKKGMGGWINSSEIAHAVGDSAEGPFSFVDVVLAPRGPGYWDATTCHNPSIQFVDGKYCLFYMGNSNGKTNTKRIGLATADSLNGPWQRPDAPLLEPGAEGAWDDHCTTNPAFIKHPNGQYWLYYKSWNTQDYLTAKDPTIRGNRKYGLAVADKLEGPYVKHTGNPVIDFSNQGHNKQFEDAFVWRQGGKFRLLARDMGVYNHEVGLYLESEDGKRWDFPKIAYLPLRDYGVVEPPAPSNLKRYGRLERPQLLLRDGKPAYLFGASQGGKSMTASAFIFKITS, encoded by the coding sequence ATGCTTACCCGTCGCGCCTTTCTTGCTACGCTAACCCTCGCACCAGTGGCGCGGGCGCTGGGGGGCTTTTCTGCGGGCCGGCTGATTGATTATCCCAAAGGCCGCCTCTCTAAATTCAGCAAGCACCTGAAGCCCGTAGGTCGCGCACTGGAACTGCCCGATTACTACGTGTGGTGCACAAGTCCCATCGACGGGCCCGACGGCAAAGTGCACGTATTTTTCTCGCGCTGGCCGGCCAAGAAAGGTATGGGGGGCTGGATCAATAGCTCCGAAATTGCCCACGCTGTTGGTGATTCGGCGGAAGGCCCGTTCAGTTTTGTAGATGTAGTATTGGCCCCGCGCGGACCCGGATATTGGGACGCTACCACCTGCCACAATCCCAGTATTCAGTTTGTAGATGGGAAATACTGCCTGTTTTACATGGGCAACAGCAACGGCAAAACCAACACAAAGCGCATTGGCTTAGCCACCGCCGATTCGCTCAACGGCCCTTGGCAGCGACCTGATGCGCCCTTGCTGGAGCCCGGCGCCGAAGGCGCCTGGGATGACCATTGCACCACCAATCCGGCCTTCATCAAGCACCCCAACGGGCAGTATTGGCTGTACTATAAATCGTGGAACACTCAGGACTACCTCACGGCTAAAGACCCCACCATTCGCGGCAACCGTAAGTACGGTTTGGCCGTGGCTGATAAGCTGGAAGGTCCTTACGTGAAGCACACTGGCAATCCGGTTATCGACTTCTCCAACCAAGGCCATAACAAGCAGTTTGAAGACGCCTTTGTGTGGCGGCAGGGGGGCAAATTTCGGCTGCTGGCCCGCGATATGGGCGTGTACAACCACGAAGTTGGTCTCTACCTGGAATCGGAGGACGGCAAGCGCTGGGACTTCCCCAAAATTGCCTATTTGCCCCTGCGCGACTATGGCGTAGTGGAGCCGCCTGCGCCCTCTAATCTGAAGCGCTACGGCCGCTTGGAACGGCCTCAGTTATTGCTGCGCGATGGAAAGCCGGCGTATTTGTTTGGCGCTTCCCAGGGCGGGAAATCCATGACCGCTTCTGCCTTTATCTTCAAAATCACTTCGTAA
- a CDS encoding glycosyl hydrolase encodes MKKSLFFSLLVAAALHQNAASAQALKWPEITQQNKPWTRWWWQGSAVNEQDLTRLLTQYQQAGLGGTEITPIYGVKGTEKQFIDFLSPKWMTMLTHTLTESKRLGLGVDMAQASGWPFGGPWVTSEDACKYVAYQTYTVKGGEQLKEAVSYIQKPMIRTVGQPIDIKQLVEPIAKNKDLQLHAFDQVRFEKPLPLQALMAYSDRGQTVDLTSKVDASGKLNWTAPAGNWTLYGVFQGWHGKQVERAGPGGEGDVIDHFSQTATQHYLQRFDEAFKGRDVSGIRAFFNDSYEVDDAQGESNWTPQMFAEFQKRRGYDLRQHLPALFGKASDDQNQRVLTDYRETLSELLLENYTKTWSDWAKTHKALIRNQAHGSPANILDLYAVTDIPEIEGEDLLRIKFASSAAHVTGKKLTSSESATWENDHFLSKLSDIKKAMDRMLLGGVNHTFYHGTNYSPQAAAWPGWLFYAAVHFNPNNTFWTDFAQLNRYVAHAQSFLQAGQPSNDVLVYLPIYDSYGKPGKVMLQHFDGIDHGFKGMPVGATGEALLAKGYGFDFISDLQIQQVKNTGKTLQTGGGSAYQTILVPAAQVMPLTTIEQLMKLAQNGATIVFQDQLPADVPGLGKLDARRSAFKKLIGSLKFTTAGGVQKASVGKGSVLVSKDVDQALTAAGVQREMMVDKGLEFVRRRHDKGHYYFVANWGEKPVEGWVPLRVGGKSVALYNPMTEKLGVAASRTSAAGTEVYVQLVPGESCILETNDAALTGPAYAYMKATGASQPVQGTWDVSFVSGGPELPAKAQVKELSSWTSWNGEAVKNFSGTATYTISFAKPQGTGEGFLLDLGRVAESARVQLNGKELGTLVGPTYQVFVPKDQMQTTNKLVVTVSNGMANRIIHMDRNKVPYKNAYNINMSSKLKENRGADGLFTAEKWAPKESGLLGPVTLTPTTTNGRQDKASPGL; translated from the coding sequence ATGAAAAAATCCCTGTTTTTCTCTCTGCTTGTTGCCGCGGCGCTTCATCAAAACGCTGCTTCGGCCCAAGCCTTGAAATGGCCCGAAATCACCCAGCAAAACAAGCCGTGGACGCGCTGGTGGTGGCAGGGTAGCGCCGTAAACGAGCAGGATCTGACGCGCTTGCTTACGCAGTACCAGCAAGCAGGCTTGGGTGGCACCGAAATCACGCCGATTTATGGGGTGAAAGGCACGGAAAAACAGTTCATCGACTTCCTCTCGCCCAAGTGGATGACCATGCTCACGCACACGCTCACCGAGTCGAAGCGCTTGGGGCTGGGTGTGGATATGGCGCAGGCGTCCGGGTGGCCGTTTGGTGGACCTTGGGTGACGTCAGAGGATGCTTGCAAGTACGTGGCCTACCAGACGTATACCGTGAAAGGCGGAGAGCAATTGAAGGAGGCGGTTAGCTACATTCAGAAGCCGATGATCCGCACGGTGGGCCAACCAATTGACATCAAGCAGTTAGTAGAGCCGATAGCCAAAAACAAGGATTTGCAGCTCCATGCTTTCGACCAAGTGCGGTTTGAGAAGCCGCTGCCGTTGCAGGCGCTCATGGCTTATTCAGATAGGGGCCAGACGGTAGATTTGACCAGTAAAGTAGATGCTAGCGGCAAGCTTAACTGGACAGCGCCCGCTGGCAACTGGACCTTGTATGGCGTGTTCCAAGGCTGGCACGGCAAGCAAGTGGAGCGGGCCGGCCCCGGCGGCGAGGGCGACGTAATTGACCACTTCTCCCAAACCGCAACGCAGCATTATTTGCAGCGTTTTGACGAAGCTTTCAAGGGCCGCGACGTATCCGGCATTCGCGCGTTTTTCAACGATTCCTACGAGGTAGACGATGCTCAGGGCGAGAGTAACTGGACGCCCCAGATGTTTGCTGAATTCCAGAAGCGCCGCGGCTACGATTTGCGCCAGCACTTGCCCGCATTATTTGGTAAAGCCAGCGACGACCAAAATCAGCGCGTGCTCACCGATTACCGCGAGACCTTGTCGGAATTGCTGCTGGAAAACTACACCAAAACCTGGAGCGATTGGGCCAAAACGCATAAAGCCTTGATTCGCAATCAGGCGCACGGCTCACCAGCTAATATCCTCGATTTGTACGCAGTTACAGATATCCCTGAAATTGAAGGGGAGGACTTGCTGCGTATCAAATTTGCTTCTTCGGCCGCTCACGTAACGGGCAAAAAACTCACGTCGTCGGAGTCCGCGACGTGGGAAAATGACCACTTCTTGTCTAAGCTCAGTGACATCAAAAAGGCCATGGACCGTATGCTGCTGGGGGGCGTTAATCACACGTTTTACCACGGCACCAACTACTCACCCCAGGCCGCAGCTTGGCCGGGCTGGCTGTTTTACGCCGCCGTTCACTTCAACCCGAATAATACGTTCTGGACGGATTTCGCCCAGCTAAACCGCTACGTGGCGCACGCGCAGTCCTTTTTGCAGGCCGGGCAGCCCAGCAACGACGTGCTGGTGTACTTGCCCATTTATGACTCGTATGGCAAACCCGGCAAGGTCATGCTTCAGCACTTCGACGGCATCGACCACGGCTTCAAAGGCATGCCAGTAGGAGCTACCGGTGAGGCATTGCTGGCCAAAGGCTATGGCTTTGATTTCATCTCCGATCTGCAAATTCAGCAGGTTAAAAACACCGGTAAAACACTGCAAACAGGTGGCGGCTCGGCTTACCAAACCATTCTGGTGCCGGCCGCGCAGGTGATGCCTTTGACCACGATAGAGCAGCTGATGAAGCTGGCTCAGAACGGGGCTACCATTGTGTTTCAGGACCAATTGCCTGCCGATGTACCCGGCTTGGGCAAGCTCGACGCTCGTCGTAGCGCCTTTAAGAAGCTGATCGGTTCGCTTAAGTTTACTACCGCTGGTGGGGTGCAAAAAGCTAGCGTAGGCAAAGGCTCCGTGCTGGTTAGCAAAGATGTCGACCAAGCGCTGACTGCCGCTGGCGTGCAGCGCGAAATGATGGTAGATAAGGGCCTCGAATTTGTGCGCCGCCGCCACGATAAAGGACACTATTACTTTGTGGCCAACTGGGGCGAAAAACCAGTGGAAGGGTGGGTGCCGCTGCGTGTGGGGGGCAAATCGGTGGCGCTATACAACCCCATGACCGAGAAGTTGGGGGTGGCGGCCTCGCGTACGTCGGCGGCGGGCACGGAAGTGTACGTGCAGCTGGTGCCCGGCGAATCGTGTATTCTAGAAACCAACGATGCCGCTCTGACGGGTCCTGCTTACGCATATATGAAAGCTACCGGCGCCTCGCAGCCCGTGCAAGGCACTTGGGATGTGAGCTTTGTATCGGGTGGACCGGAACTGCCGGCCAAAGCGCAGGTGAAAGAACTAAGCTCGTGGACCAGTTGGAACGGCGAAGCAGTCAAAAACTTCTCTGGTACGGCCACTTATACCATTTCATTCGCCAAGCCTCAGGGTACGGGCGAAGGATTTCTGCTGGACTTGGGCCGGGTGGCGGAAAGTGCCCGCGTACAGCTCAATGGCAAGGAGCTAGGCACGCTTGTAGGCCCGACGTATCAGGTATTTGTGCCCAAAGACCAAATGCAAACGACCAACAAGCTGGTAGTTACTGTCAGTAATGGTATGGCAAACCGCATCATTCACATGGACCGCAACAAGGTGCCCTACAAGAATGCCTACAACATCAATATGTCGAGCAAGCTCAAGGAAAACCGTGGCGCCGATGGCCTTTTCACGGCTGAAAAATGGGCCCCAAAAGAGTCTGGTTTGCTAGGCCCCGTGACACTAACCCCAACGACAACGAATGGGCGCCAGGATAAAGCGTCGCCAGGGTTATGA
- a CDS encoding glycoside hydrolase family 88/105 protein, whose translation MPKQKDVLKTMRKTNAYFMKKWPDTGKEIVTNKTRPSHIWTRAVYYEGLMALYGIDKQKQYYDYAVDWGEKHQWGLNNGITTRNADNQAAGQTYLALYEIDPKPERIRDIKASIDLMVNSPKVDDWWWIDALQMAMPVYAKLGVMTKDTAYYEKMYRLYNYSKTVHGTNGLYNPQDQLWWRDKDFVPPYKEPNGEDCYWSRGNGWVVAAMVRTLEILPQNAPHRAEYEQMYLNMIKALPALQRPDGYWNVSLHDPTNFGGKELTGTSLFIYGMAWGINNGLLDAKQYQPIIAKAWNAMAKECVHPNGFLGYVQGTGKEPKDGQPVSYTSKPDFEDYGLGCFLLAGSEIYKMNDVKSKSVSAGN comes from the coding sequence ATGCCCAAGCAGAAGGACGTGCTCAAAACCATGCGCAAGACCAACGCCTACTTCATGAAAAAGTGGCCGGACACAGGCAAGGAAATCGTGACCAACAAAACGCGCCCCAGCCACATCTGGACGCGGGCCGTGTACTACGAAGGCCTGATGGCGCTCTACGGCATCGATAAGCAGAAGCAGTACTACGACTACGCCGTGGACTGGGGCGAAAAGCACCAATGGGGCCTGAATAACGGCATTACGACTCGCAACGCCGACAACCAAGCCGCCGGCCAAACCTACCTTGCGCTCTACGAGATAGACCCCAAGCCCGAGCGCATCCGCGACATCAAAGCCAGTATCGACCTGATGGTGAACAGCCCGAAGGTAGACGACTGGTGGTGGATTGACGCCCTGCAAATGGCCATGCCCGTGTACGCCAAGCTCGGTGTAATGACTAAGGATACGGCCTACTACGAGAAGATGTACCGCCTCTACAACTACTCCAAGACGGTGCACGGTACCAACGGCCTCTACAACCCCCAAGACCAGCTCTGGTGGCGCGACAAGGACTTTGTGCCCCCATACAAGGAGCCCAACGGTGAAGATTGCTACTGGAGCCGCGGCAACGGTTGGGTAGTGGCGGCCATGGTCCGGACGCTCGAAATCCTGCCCCAAAATGCCCCCCACCGCGCTGAGTACGAGCAAATGTACCTGAACATGATAAAGGCTTTGCCCGCCCTGCAGCGCCCCGACGGGTATTGGAACGTCAGTCTCCACGACCCTACAAACTTCGGTGGCAAAGAGCTAACGGGCACGTCCTTATTCATCTACGGGATGGCCTGGGGCATCAACAACGGCCTGCTCGACGCCAAGCAATACCAGCCTATCATCGCCAAAGCCTGGAACGCCATGGCTAAGGAGTGCGTGCACCCCAATGGCTTCCTTGGCTATGTGCAAGGCACCGGCAAAGAGCCCAAAGACGGCCAGCCCGTGAGCTACACCAGCAAGCCCGATTTCGAGGACTACGGCCTCGGCTGCTTCCTGCTGGCCGGCAGCGAGATCTACAAAATGAATGATGTTAAATCAAAATCAGTAAGCGCTGGAAACTAA
- a CDS encoding oligogalacturonate lyase family protein translates to MKPTRLSLLLSGGLLLFGATAGAQTKQETGGKPMPADWIDQDTGHKVVRLTPTDGGNGSFYFHNNPFLQGKAGEGDKMVYYHTDERGKQLRLVNLKTRQVEPLSRYFAKVSGEIVAPKGRDVFYQAQDTVYATNVDTKKTRRIYVFPKDFPGNITSLNANETTIAGALGGEEAREILRKYPAKSDFFNRIYDAKVEHILFTIDTKTGKRTDIYKENTWLGHVQFSPTDPDLLMYCHEGPWHKVDRIWHINIKTKQNKLVHKRTVEGEIAGHEFFSPDGKTVWFDLQKPRSVTFYLAGADVKTGKEKLYQMDRNEWSIHFNVSPDQKLFAGDGGDAGQVAKAPDGMWIYLFRPRATSLSRSD, encoded by the coding sequence ATGAAACCAACCAGACTTTCACTCCTGCTCAGCGGCGGTCTGCTGCTCTTCGGAGCCACTGCTGGGGCCCAAACCAAGCAGGAAACCGGTGGTAAGCCCATGCCCGCCGATTGGATAGACCAGGACACGGGCCACAAAGTGGTGCGCCTGACGCCCACCGACGGCGGCAACGGCAGCTTTTATTTTCACAACAATCCCTTCCTGCAAGGCAAAGCCGGCGAAGGCGACAAAATGGTGTATTACCACACCGATGAGCGCGGCAAGCAGTTGCGTCTGGTAAACTTAAAAACCCGGCAGGTAGAGCCACTGAGCCGTTATTTCGCCAAAGTGAGCGGAGAAATAGTAGCTCCCAAAGGTCGGGACGTGTTCTACCAAGCCCAAGACACGGTGTACGCCACCAACGTGGACACGAAAAAGACCCGCCGCATCTATGTGTTTCCCAAAGATTTTCCGGGCAACATCACCAGTCTGAACGCCAACGAAACGACCATCGCTGGCGCGCTCGGCGGCGAAGAAGCCCGCGAGATATTGCGCAAGTACCCGGCGAAGAGCGACTTCTTCAACCGCATCTACGACGCCAAGGTGGAGCACATTCTGTTCACCATCGACACCAAAACGGGCAAGCGGACCGACATTTACAAGGAAAACACCTGGCTGGGCCACGTCCAGTTTTCGCCCACCGACCCCGACCTACTCATGTACTGCCACGAAGGCCCTTGGCACAAGGTAGACCGCATCTGGCACATCAACATCAAAACCAAGCAGAACAAGCTGGTACACAAGCGCACCGTGGAGGGCGAAATTGCTGGCCACGAGTTCTTTAGTCCCGATGGCAAAACGGTGTGGTTTGACTTGCAGAAGCCCCGCAGCGTGACCTTTTACCTAGCCGGCGCCGACGTGAAAACCGGCAAGGAAAAGCTCTACCAAATGGACCGCAACGAGTGGTCGATTCACTTCAATGTTTCACCCGATCAGAAGCTATTCGCGGGCGACGGCGGCGACGCGGGCCAGGTAGCCAAAGCCCCCGATGGCATGTGGATTTATTTGTTCCGCCCGAGGGCGACAAGTTTAAGTCGGAGCGACTAG
- a CDS encoding polysaccharide deacetylase family protein, translating into MLPTSHPHGLRDYACQVLLLVALCLVAISAGAQQLRRAVPDKVVVLTFDDAALTHATYVAPLLKKYGFGATFYVCEFRPDFADKTKYMSWAQIADLHRQGFEIGSHTLTHKHVNKMSAPELVAELDSIESRCAANGISKPTTFAYPAYDTHPIAFTVLPQQGYQFARVGGDKPYDPATHNPLLIPSFTTTGTDKQHVLTAIQQAVGGKIVVLTVHGVPDYAHDWVTTPPALFEEYLRYLHNNNYRVIALRDLKKYVRVPTATAAKAPKS; encoded by the coding sequence ATGCTTCCCACCTCTCACCCCCACGGTTTAAGGGATTACGCCTGTCAAGTGCTGCTTTTGGTGGCGCTCTGCCTAGTGGCTATTTCCGCTGGTGCCCAGCAGCTACGGCGGGCCGTGCCGGATAAAGTGGTGGTGCTCACCTTCGACGACGCGGCCCTGACGCACGCCACCTATGTAGCGCCCCTGCTCAAGAAATACGGCTTCGGCGCCACCTTCTACGTCTGCGAGTTTCGTCCCGATTTCGCCGACAAAACCAAGTACATGAGCTGGGCTCAAATAGCGGACTTGCATCGTCAGGGCTTCGAAATCGGGAGCCACACGCTCACGCATAAGCACGTGAACAAAATGAGCGCGCCCGAGCTGGTGGCCGAGCTGGATTCTATTGAGAGCCGCTGCGCGGCTAATGGCATCTCCAAGCCAACCACGTTTGCCTACCCCGCTTATGACACGCACCCTATTGCCTTCACGGTGCTGCCCCAGCAGGGCTATCAATTTGCCCGCGTGGGCGGCGACAAGCCCTACGATCCCGCCACGCATAACCCGCTGCTCATCCCCAGCTTCACTACTACCGGCACCGATAAGCAGCACGTACTCACGGCTATTCAACAGGCCGTGGGGGGCAAAATTGTGGTGCTCACCGTGCACGGCGTCCCTGATTACGCCCACGACTGGGTAACCACGCCGCCCGCGCTCTTCGAGGAATACCTACGCTACCTGCACAATAACAACTACAGAGTCATTGCCCTACGCGACCTCAAAAAGTACGTGCGGGTGCCAACTGCTACGGCGGCAAAGGCGCCCAAGTCCTGA